In Streptantibioticus cattleyicolor NRRL 8057 = DSM 46488, a genomic segment contains:
- the cobN gene encoding cobaltochelatase subunit CobN, with protein sequence MSTADTDLLAARACGAAYRTGNPTRLTAEDLPALLDGVTVAVVRLLGGKRAWEEGLAALAASGVPTVLLGGEAVPDAELMAMSSVPAGVVAEALRYLVEGGPRNLAELARFLTDTVALTGEGFAPPEPMPAYGVHGSYQLKEDRPTVGVLFYRAHELSGNTAFVDTLCEAIEAKGANPLPVYCGSLRGADPGLYELLGRADALVATVLAAGGTVASDASAGGDEEAWDVGALAELDVPVLQGLCLTSSRAAWEASDAALTPMDAAMQVAIPEFDGRLITVPFSFKETGDDDVPVYVADPERAGRVAGIAVRHAALRHKADADKKLALVFTAYPTKHSRVGNAVGLDTPASAVRLLDALRAAGYDTGDHPDDGDELIHRLIAAGGHDVEWLTEEQLAAAPARVPLADYREWFATLDPALREAMLEHWGEPPGSLYVDGDEIVLASLRFGNVVIMIQPPRGFGENPIAIYHDPDLPPSHHYLAAYRWLERSFGADAVVHLGKHGTMEWLPGKGLGLSRGCAPDAVLGELPLVYPFIVNDPGEGTQAKRRGHATVVDHLVPPMARADSYGDLAKLEQLLDEYALVSDLDPAKAPAVRGQIWTLVRAAELHHDLQVDEQPDEDEFDEFVMHIDGWLCEIKDVQIRDGLHILGGGPVGEARVNLVLAVLRSAQIWGGTAGALPGLRASLAAEYGLVERELLAEPGARVAVPEALTALAEGPARTASDAIDLLERVARRLAETLEARDWAVPEAAAVVAEVTGRDIPDAVRVLEFACAEVVPRLARTDDEIENVLRALRGGYVPAGPSGSPTRGLVNVLPTGRNFYSVDPKAIPSRLAWDVGSALADSLLARHLADTGAYPRSVGLTVWGTSCMRTQGDDIAEILALLGCRPVWDDASRRVTGFEIVPAAELGRPRVDVTVRISGFFRDAFPHVVALVDDAVRAVAELDEDAEANYVRAHADEDTAAHGDRRRATARIFGSKPGAYGAGLLPLIDARNWRSDADLAEVYAVWGGYAYGRGLDGSPARGDMEAAFRRIQVAAKNVDTREHDIADADDYFQYHGGMVAMVRHLTGASPQAYVGDSALTDQVRTRTLAEETHRVFRARVVNPRWMAAMRRHGYKGAFEMAATVDYLFGYDATAGVVDDWMYEKLASAYVFAPENREFMKKSNPWALRGISERLLEAAERGLWAEPDAETLERLRETYLELEGDLEGGDA encoded by the coding sequence CTGTCCACCGCCGACACCGACCTGCTGGCCGCCCGGGCCTGCGGTGCCGCCTACCGGACCGGCAACCCGACCCGGCTGACCGCGGAGGACCTGCCCGCGCTGCTGGACGGCGTCACGGTCGCCGTGGTCCGGCTGCTGGGCGGCAAACGGGCCTGGGAGGAGGGGCTGGCGGCGCTGGCCGCGAGCGGGGTGCCGACCGTGCTGCTGGGCGGCGAGGCGGTGCCGGACGCGGAGCTGATGGCGATGTCCTCGGTGCCGGCCGGCGTGGTGGCCGAGGCGCTGCGCTACCTGGTCGAGGGCGGCCCGCGCAACCTCGCCGAGCTGGCCCGCTTCCTGACCGACACCGTGGCCCTGACCGGCGAGGGGTTCGCCCCGCCGGAGCCGATGCCCGCCTACGGGGTGCACGGCTCCTACCAGCTCAAGGAGGACCGCCCCACGGTCGGCGTGCTCTTCTACCGGGCCCACGAACTCTCCGGCAACACCGCGTTCGTGGACACCCTGTGCGAGGCGATCGAGGCCAAGGGCGCCAATCCGCTGCCGGTGTACTGCGGTTCACTACGCGGTGCCGACCCGGGGCTGTACGAACTGCTGGGGCGGGCGGACGCGCTGGTGGCCACGGTGCTCGCGGCCGGCGGCACGGTCGCCTCGGACGCCTCGGCCGGCGGCGACGAGGAGGCGTGGGACGTCGGCGCGCTCGCCGAGCTGGACGTGCCGGTGCTCCAGGGGCTCTGCCTCACCTCGTCGCGGGCGGCCTGGGAGGCGTCGGACGCGGCGCTGACCCCGATGGACGCGGCGATGCAGGTGGCCATCCCGGAGTTCGACGGCCGGCTGATCACCGTTCCGTTCTCCTTCAAGGAGACCGGCGACGACGACGTACCGGTCTACGTCGCCGACCCCGAGCGGGCCGGGCGGGTGGCCGGGATCGCGGTGCGCCACGCGGCGCTGCGCCACAAGGCCGACGCGGACAAGAAGCTCGCCCTGGTCTTCACCGCGTACCCCACCAAGCACTCCCGGGTCGGCAACGCCGTCGGGCTGGACACCCCGGCCTCCGCGGTGCGGCTGCTGGACGCGCTGCGGGCGGCCGGGTACGACACCGGCGACCACCCGGACGACGGCGACGAGCTGATCCACCGGCTGATCGCGGCCGGCGGCCACGACGTGGAATGGCTCACCGAGGAGCAGTTGGCGGCGGCCCCGGCGCGGGTTCCGCTGGCGGACTACCGGGAGTGGTTCGCCACGCTCGACCCGGCGCTGCGCGAGGCGATGCTGGAGCACTGGGGGGAGCCGCCGGGCTCGCTCTACGTGGACGGCGACGAGATCGTGCTGGCCTCGCTGCGCTTCGGCAACGTGGTGATCATGATCCAGCCGCCGCGCGGCTTCGGGGAGAACCCGATCGCCATCTACCACGACCCCGACCTGCCGCCCTCCCACCACTACCTGGCCGCCTACCGCTGGCTGGAGCGGTCGTTCGGCGCCGACGCCGTCGTCCACCTGGGCAAGCACGGCACCATGGAGTGGCTGCCGGGCAAGGGACTCGGCCTGTCCCGGGGGTGCGCGCCCGACGCGGTGCTGGGCGAACTGCCGCTGGTCTACCCGTTCATCGTCAACGACCCCGGTGAGGGCACCCAGGCCAAGCGGCGCGGCCACGCCACCGTGGTCGACCACCTGGTCCCGCCGATGGCCCGCGCCGACTCCTACGGCGACCTCGCCAAGCTGGAGCAACTGCTGGACGAGTACGCGCTCGTCAGCGACCTGGACCCGGCGAAGGCACCGGCCGTGCGCGGCCAGATCTGGACGCTGGTGCGGGCCGCCGAGCTCCACCACGACCTCCAGGTGGACGAGCAGCCCGATGAGGACGAGTTCGACGAGTTCGTCATGCACATCGACGGCTGGCTGTGCGAGATCAAGGACGTGCAGATCCGTGACGGCCTGCACATCCTGGGCGGCGGCCCGGTCGGCGAGGCACGGGTCAACCTGGTGCTGGCGGTGCTGCGGTCGGCGCAGATCTGGGGTGGAACCGCGGGGGCTCTGCCGGGGCTGCGGGCGTCGCTGGCGGCCGAATACGGGCTGGTGGAACGGGAGTTGCTGGCCGAGCCGGGGGCCCGGGTGGCGGTTCCGGAGGCGCTGACCGCGCTGGCCGAGGGCCCGGCGCGCACCGCCTCGGACGCGATCGACCTGCTGGAACGGGTCGCCCGGCGGCTCGCCGAGACGCTGGAGGCCCGCGACTGGGCCGTCCCCGAGGCCGCCGCGGTGGTGGCCGAGGTGACCGGGCGCGACATCCCCGACGCGGTGCGGGTGCTGGAGTTCGCCTGCGCCGAGGTGGTGCCGCGGCTGGCCCGTACCGACGACGAGATCGAGAACGTGCTGCGCGCGCTGCGCGGCGGCTACGTCCCGGCCGGCCCGTCCGGCTCGCCCACCCGGGGCCTGGTCAACGTGTTGCCGACCGGGCGCAACTTCTACTCGGTGGACCCCAAGGCGATCCCCTCCCGGCTCGCCTGGGACGTCGGCTCGGCGCTGGCCGACTCGCTGCTCGCCCGCCACCTCGCCGACACCGGCGCCTACCCCAGGTCGGTGGGGCTGACGGTGTGGGGCACCTCGTGCATGCGCACCCAGGGCGACGACATCGCCGAGATCCTGGCGCTGCTGGGGTGCCGTCCGGTGTGGGACGACGCCTCGCGCCGGGTGACCGGGTTCGAGATCGTGCCCGCCGCCGAACTGGGCCGCCCCCGCGTCGACGTCACGGTGCGCATCTCCGGCTTCTTCCGGGACGCCTTCCCGCACGTGGTCGCCCTGGTGGACGACGCGGTGCGGGCCGTCGCCGAACTCGACGAGGACGCCGAGGCCAACTACGTACGGGCGCACGCCGACGAGGACACCGCCGCCCACGGCGACCGGCGGCGCGCCACCGCCCGGATCTTCGGCTCCAAGCCGGGCGCCTACGGTGCCGGTCTGCTGCCGCTGATCGACGCCCGCAACTGGCGTTCCGACGCCGACCTCGCCGAGGTCTACGCGGTGTGGGGCGGCTACGCCTACGGCCGCGGCCTCGACGGCAGCCCGGCGCGCGGTGACATGGAGGCGGCCTTCCGCCGGATCCAGGTGGCCGCCAAGAACGTCGACACCCGCGAGCACGACATCGCCGACGCCGACGACTACTTCCAGTACCACGGCGGCATGGTGGCCATGGTCCGCCACCTGACCGGCGCCTCCCCGCAGGCGTACGTCGGCGACAGCGCGCTGACCGACCAGGTCAGGACCCGCACGCTGGCCGAGGAGACGCACCGGGTCTTCCGCGCCCGGGTGGTCAACCCGCGCTGGATGGCGGCGATGCGGCGCCACGGCTACAAGGGCGCCTTCGAGATGGCGGCCACCGTGGACTACCTCTTCGGCTACGACGCCACGGCCGGCGTGGTGGACGACTGGATGTACGAGAAGCTCGCGAGCGCCTACGTCTTCGCGCCGGAGAACCGCGAGTTCATGAAGAAGTCCAACCCGTGGGCGCTGCGCGGGATCAGCGAGCGGCTGCTGGAGGCCGCCGAGCGCGGCCTGTGGGCCGAGCCGGACGCGGAGACGCTGGAGCGGCTGCGCGAGACGTACCTGGAACTCGAAGGCGATCTGGAGGGCGGCGACGCATGA
- the cobJ gene encoding precorrin-3B C(17)-methyltransferase: MIGLIAATAAGAAARDRLATAWPETTAVYDGPVKEAVARAFAECDRLVCFLATGAVVRLVTPLLADKATDPGVVCVDEAQQHAVALLGGHEGGANELAHAVGEVLGCRPVVTTATDAVGLPGLDTLGWPVEGAVAAVSRAMLDGDPVRLDAHDVHPLPALPPNVTATTDSDVRLVVGDRVEELDGRTAVLRPPSLVVGVGASRGAPTREVRELVESALAGAGLSARSVAALATVDAKADEPGVVATAEHFGVPLLTYPAAALEAIEVPNPSAAPLAAVGTPSVAEAAALAAAPGGELLVPKRKSAPEGRAAMATAAVARRRPRGRLAVVGLGPGARDLLTPRARTELRRASVVVGLDQYVDQIRDLLRPGTRVLESGLGAEEERARTAVAQARAGHAVALIGSGDAGVYAMASPALAEATADIDVTGVPGVTAALAAAAVLGAPLGHDHVSISLSDLHTPWEVIERRVRAAAEADLVVTFYNPRSRGRDWQLPKALEILAAHRSPGTPVGVVHAASRPDERGEVTTLAALDVTTVDMVTVVTVGNTATREVAGRMVTPRGYRWQS, encoded by the coding sequence GTGATCGGCCTGATCGCCGCCACCGCGGCCGGCGCCGCCGCCCGCGACCGGCTGGCCACCGCCTGGCCGGAGACCACCGCCGTCTACGACGGCCCGGTCAAGGAGGCCGTCGCCCGCGCCTTCGCCGAGTGCGACCGGCTGGTGTGCTTCCTGGCCACCGGCGCGGTGGTGCGGCTGGTGACGCCGCTGCTGGCGGACAAGGCCACCGACCCCGGGGTGGTCTGCGTGGACGAGGCGCAGCAGCACGCGGTGGCCCTGCTGGGCGGCCACGAGGGCGGCGCCAACGAACTGGCGCACGCGGTGGGCGAGGTGCTGGGCTGCCGCCCGGTGGTGACCACGGCCACCGACGCGGTCGGCCTGCCGGGGCTGGACACCCTGGGCTGGCCGGTGGAGGGCGCGGTGGCGGCGGTGAGCCGCGCGATGCTCGACGGTGACCCGGTACGACTGGACGCCCATGACGTCCACCCCCTTCCTGCTCTGCCACCCAACGTAACGGCGACCACTGACAGTGACGTCCGGCTGGTGGTCGGCGACCGGGTCGAGGAGTTGGACGGGCGCACCGCGGTGCTGCGTCCGCCGTCCCTGGTGGTCGGGGTGGGCGCCAGCAGGGGGGCGCCGACCCGGGAGGTGCGGGAACTGGTGGAGTCGGCGCTGGCCGGCGCGGGGCTGTCGGCGCGCAGCGTGGCCGCGCTCGCCACCGTCGACGCCAAGGCGGACGAGCCGGGCGTGGTGGCGACCGCGGAGCACTTCGGGGTGCCGCTGCTGACGTATCCGGCGGCGGCGCTGGAGGCGATCGAGGTGCCCAACCCGTCGGCCGCGCCGCTGGCCGCGGTGGGCACCCCGTCGGTCGCCGAGGCCGCCGCGCTGGCCGCCGCGCCCGGCGGTGAACTCCTGGTCCCCAAGCGGAAGTCGGCCCCCGAGGGGCGGGCCGCGATGGCCACCGCCGCGGTGGCCCGGCGCCGTCCGCGCGGCCGGCTCGCGGTGGTCGGCCTCGGCCCCGGCGCCCGCGACCTGCTCACCCCGCGGGCCCGTACCGAACTGCGGCGCGCGTCGGTGGTGGTCGGCCTGGACCAGTACGTGGACCAGATCCGCGATCTGCTGCGGCCGGGCACCCGGGTGCTGGAGTCCGGGCTGGGCGCGGAGGAGGAGCGGGCGCGCACGGCGGTGGCGCAGGCCCGGGCCGGGCACGCGGTGGCGCTGATCGGCAGCGGTGACGCGGGGGTCTACGCGATGGCGTCGCCGGCGCTGGCCGAGGCGACCGCGGACATCGACGTGACCGGGGTGCCCGGGGTGACCGCGGCGCTGGCCGCGGCGGCGGTGCTGGGCGCGCCGCTCGGCCACGACCACGTCTCGATCAGCCTGTCGGACCTGCACACCCCGTGGGAGGTGATCGAGCGGCGGGTGCGGGCGGCGGCCGAGGCCGATCTGGTGGTCACCTTCTACAACCCGCGCAGCCGGGGCCGCGACTGGCAACTGCCCAAGGCGCTGGAGATCCTGGCCGCCCACCGCTCCCCCGGCACCCCGGTCGGCGTGGTGCACGCCGCCTCGCGCCCCGACGAGCGCGGCGAGGTCACCACGCTGGCCGCGCTCGACGTGACCACGGTGGACATGGTGACCGTGGTGACCGTCGGCAACACCGCCACCCGCGAGGTGGCCGGCCGCATGGTGACCCCGCGCGGCTACCGCTGGCAGAGCTGA
- the cobM gene encoding precorrin-4 C(11)-methyltransferase yields MTGKVTIVGAGPGAADLLTFRAARAIAEADVVIWAASLVQAEVLEHARPGAEILDSAAMSLEDVVAVYRRAAEEGLRVARIHSGDPALWGGTQEQLDHCAGLGLATEVVPGVSAFSAVAAVAQRELTVPEVAQSVILTRLGGGKTPMPPGEEVREFARHGTTMAVFLSAARSGQLAAELTEGGYPPDTPVIVAYQATWPEELVLRCTVGTLEETVKEHKLWKHTLFLVGPALSATGTRSHLYHPGHFHGYRKADPAARKALRASRG; encoded by the coding sequence GTGACCGGCAAGGTGACGATCGTCGGGGCCGGGCCGGGCGCGGCCGACCTGCTGACGTTCCGGGCGGCGCGGGCGATCGCCGAGGCCGACGTGGTGATCTGGGCGGCCAGCCTGGTGCAGGCCGAGGTGCTGGAGCACGCGCGGCCCGGGGCGGAGATCCTGGACTCGGCGGCGATGTCGCTGGAGGACGTGGTGGCCGTCTACCGCAGGGCCGCCGAGGAGGGGCTGCGGGTGGCCCGGATCCACTCCGGCGACCCGGCGTTGTGGGGCGGCACCCAGGAACAGCTCGACCACTGCGCCGGGTTGGGGCTGGCCACCGAGGTGGTGCCGGGGGTCTCGGCGTTCTCCGCGGTGGCGGCCGTGGCGCAACGGGAGCTGACCGTGCCGGAGGTGGCGCAGTCGGTGATCCTGACCCGGCTGGGCGGCGGCAAGACGCCGATGCCGCCGGGTGAGGAGGTCCGGGAGTTCGCCCGGCACGGCACCACGATGGCGGTCTTCCTCTCCGCGGCCCGGTCCGGACAGCTGGCGGCCGAGCTGACCGAGGGCGGCTACCCGCCGGACACCCCGGTGATCGTCGCCTACCAGGCCACCTGGCCGGAGGAGCTGGTGCTGCGCTGCACCGTCGGCACGCTGGAGGAGACCGTCAAGGAACACAAGCTGTGGAAGCACACGCTGTTCCTCGTCGGCCCGGCGCTGTCGGCCACCGGCACCCGTTCCCACCTGTACCACCCCGGGCACTTCCACGGTTACCGCAAGGCCGACCCGGCGGCCCGCAAGGCGCTGCGCGCCTCGCGCGGGTAA
- a CDS encoding cobyrinate a,c-diamide synthase: protein MVNVPRLVVAAPASGSGKTTVATGLMAALAARGLAVSGHKVGPDYIDPGYHALATGRPGRNLDAYLCGPERIAPLFRHGAAGAEVAVVEGVMGLYDGAAGLGETASTAQVAKVLRAPVVLVVDASSQSRSVAALVHGFASWDPEVRIGGVVLNKVGSERHEELLREALDASGVPVLGVLRRDASLVTPARHLGLVPVAERRAEAVAAVRDMAGRVAAGCDLEALLALARSAPPLDVPPWEAAVAVGGAVAGPGAGGGAGAPGPVVAVAGGPAFTFSYAEHAELLTAAGARVVAFDPLRDERLPRGTAGLVIGGGFPEVYAPELSANEPLRAAVAAFAAAGGPVAAECAGLLYLARELDGRPMCGVLDVRARMAERLTLGYREAVALGDSVLAAAGTRVRGHEFHRTVTEPGSGEPPAGPAWGLTGPRRRGEGFVHEGVHASYLHVHWAAEPSIARRFVERCAA, encoded by the coding sequence GTGGTGAACGTTCCCCGGCTGGTCGTCGCCGCGCCGGCCTCCGGGAGCGGCAAGACGACGGTGGCCACCGGGCTGATGGCCGCCCTGGCCGCGCGCGGCCTCGCCGTCTCCGGCCACAAGGTGGGCCCGGACTACATCGACCCGGGCTACCACGCGCTGGCCACCGGCCGCCCGGGGCGCAACCTGGACGCCTACCTGTGCGGCCCGGAGCGGATCGCGCCGTTGTTCCGGCACGGCGCGGCCGGTGCCGAGGTCGCCGTGGTCGAGGGCGTGATGGGGCTCTACGACGGCGCCGCCGGGCTGGGCGAGACGGCCTCGACGGCGCAGGTGGCCAAGGTGCTGCGGGCGCCGGTGGTGCTGGTGGTGGACGCCTCGTCGCAGTCGCGTTCGGTGGCCGCCCTGGTGCACGGCTTCGCGTCGTGGGACCCGGAGGTGCGGATCGGCGGCGTGGTGCTCAACAAGGTGGGCTCCGAACGCCACGAGGAGTTGCTGCGGGAGGCGCTGGACGCCTCCGGGGTGCCCGTCCTCGGGGTGCTGCGCCGGGACGCCTCGCTGGTGACGCCCGCCCGCCACCTGGGCCTGGTGCCGGTGGCCGAGCGGCGTGCCGAGGCGGTGGCCGCGGTACGGGACATGGCCGGCCGGGTCGCCGCCGGCTGCGACCTGGAGGCGCTGCTGGCGCTGGCCCGCAGCGCGCCGCCGCTGGACGTGCCGCCGTGGGAGGCGGCGGTCGCCGTCGGCGGCGCGGTGGCCGGGCCCGGGGCGGGCGGCGGTGCCGGGGCGCCGGGGCCGGTGGTGGCGGTGGCCGGCGGGCCGGCGTTCACCTTCTCCTACGCCGAGCACGCCGAGTTGCTGACCGCCGCGGGCGCCCGGGTGGTGGCGTTCGACCCGCTGCGTGACGAACGGCTGCCACGGGGCACCGCCGGGCTGGTGATCGGCGGCGGCTTCCCCGAGGTGTACGCCCCGGAGCTGTCGGCCAACGAGCCGTTGCGGGCCGCGGTGGCCGCGTTCGCCGCCGCCGGCGGCCCGGTGGCCGCCGAGTGCGCCGGACTGCTGTACCTGGCGCGGGAATTGGACGGCCGGCCGATGTGCGGGGTGCTGGACGTACGGGCCCGGATGGCGGAACGGCTGACCCTGGGCTACCGGGAGGCGGTGGCGCTCGGGGACAGTGTGCTGGCGGCGGCCGGCACCCGGGTGCGCGGCCACGAGTTCCACCGCACGGTGACCGAGCCGGGGTCGGGCGAGCCGCCGGCCGGCCCCGCCTGGGGGCTGACCGGGCCGCGGCGCCGGGGCGAGGGCTTTGTCCATGAGGGCGTGCACGCCTCCTATCTCCATGTGCACTGGGCGGCCGAACCGTCGATCGCCCGCAGGTTCGTCGAGAGGTGCGCGGCATGA
- the cobI gene encoding precorrin-2 C(20)-methyltransferase has product MSSRLIGVGVGPGDPELVTVKGVAALRSAEVVVVPVMDTLERGRAEATVLHYVDAAKVVRVVFALNERQDRARREAAWDAAGRRVAGLLGDHATVAFATIGDPNVYSTFTYLAQTVCALVPGLVVETVPGITAMQDLAARSGAVLTEGTEPLTLVPVTAGSAVLKEALTGPGTVVAYKFGRLAEEVAGVLRETGRTEDAVWGSALGLPEESIRPASELLDGPLPYLSTLIAPARRESRGGKL; this is encoded by the coding sequence ATGAGCAGCCGTCTGATCGGGGTCGGGGTGGGCCCCGGCGATCCGGAGCTGGTGACGGTCAAGGGCGTGGCCGCGCTGCGGTCGGCCGAGGTGGTGGTGGTGCCCGTGATGGACACCCTGGAGCGCGGCCGGGCGGAGGCCACCGTGCTGCACTACGTGGACGCCGCCAAGGTGGTGCGGGTGGTCTTCGCGCTCAACGAGCGCCAGGACCGGGCCCGTCGGGAGGCCGCCTGGGACGCGGCCGGCCGGCGGGTGGCCGGGCTGCTGGGCGACCACGCCACGGTGGCCTTCGCCACCATCGGCGACCCCAACGTGTACTCGACGTTCACCTACCTCGCGCAGACGGTCTGCGCGCTGGTGCCCGGGCTGGTGGTGGAGACGGTGCCGGGTATCACCGCCATGCAGGACCTGGCGGCCCGTTCCGGCGCGGTGCTCACCGAGGGCACCGAGCCGCTGACCCTGGTGCCGGTGACCGCGGGCTCGGCGGTGCTCAAGGAGGCGCTGACCGGGCCGGGCACGGTGGTGGCGTACAAGTTCGGCCGGCTGGCCGAGGAGGTGGCCGGGGTGCTGCGGGAGACCGGCCGCACCGAGGACGCGGTGTGGGGGTCGGCGCTCGGTCTGCCGGAGGAGTCGATCCGCCCGGCGTCGGAGCTGCTCGACGGCCCGCTGCCGTATCTGTCCACGCTGATCGCTCCCGCCCGCCGGGAGAGCCGAGGAGGCAAGCTGTGA
- the cobO gene encoding cob(I)yrinic acid a,c-diamide adenosyltransferase, translated as MPQGKPSVVPDDGLTTRQRRNRPLLIVHTGPGKGKSTAAFGLALRAWNQGWPVGVFQFVKSAKWRVGEERALRVLGDSGEGGAVTWHKMGEGWSWVQRDIASSEDAAREGWEQVKRDLAAETYQLYVLDEFAYPMHWGWVDTDEVISVLRDRPGSQHVVITGRNAPQPLLDAADLVTEMTKVKHPMDVGQKGQRGIEW; from the coding sequence ATGCCGCAGGGCAAACCGAGTGTGGTACCGGACGACGGGCTGACGACCCGGCAGCGGCGCAACCGGCCGTTGCTGATCGTGCACACCGGACCCGGCAAGGGGAAGTCCACGGCGGCCTTCGGGCTGGCGCTGCGCGCCTGGAACCAGGGGTGGCCGGTCGGGGTCTTCCAGTTCGTCAAGTCCGCCAAGTGGCGGGTGGGCGAGGAGCGGGCGCTGCGGGTGCTCGGCGACTCCGGCGAGGGCGGCGCCGTCACCTGGCACAAGATGGGCGAGGGCTGGTCGTGGGTGCAGCGCGACATCGCCTCCAGCGAGGACGCGGCCCGGGAGGGCTGGGAGCAGGTCAAGCGTGACCTGGCGGCCGAGACGTACCAGCTGTACGTGCTCGACGAGTTCGCGTACCCGATGCACTGGGGCTGGGTCGACACCGACGAGGTGATCTCGGTGCTGCGCGACCGGCCCGGCTCCCAGCACGTGGTGATCACCGGCCGCAACGCGCCGCAGCCGCTGCTGGACGCGGCCGACCTGGTGACCGAGATGACGAAGGTCAAGCACCCGATGGACGTCGGGCAGAAGGGCCAGCGGGGCATCGAGTGGTGA
- a CDS encoding putative cobaltochelatase, protein MSTTTPYPFTAIVGMADLRLALLLNAVSPAVGGVLVRGEKGTAKSTAVRALSALMPPVEVVPGCRFSCDPAAPDPGCPDGPHPADAGGATRAARMVELPVGASEDRLVGALDIERALAEGKKAFEPGLLAAAHRGLLYVDEVNLLHDALVDLLLDAAAMGACYVEREGVSVRHAARFLLVGTMNPEEGELRPQLLDRFGLTVEVAASREADERVEVVRRRLAYDDDPAAFAARWAAEEEALRERIAAARALLPSVVLGDAALRQIAAVCAAFDVDGMRADIVTARTATALAAWAGRTQVLAEDVRQAALLALPHRRRRNPFDAPGLDERQLDDTLREFGGDDDPDPDGPDGPDGPGGGGPDGPGGQPPRESGEDDGQSPPPSPSPTPGPGEATGNEAAEGEPRGAGSGGGEQAAAPAGEPFKARTLTVAGLGDGAAGRRSRARTDHGRTIGARRPQGPLTRLHLAATVHAAAPHQRARGRSGPGLVLRKDDLRQAVREGREGNLVLFVVDASGSMAARQRMTAVKGAVLSLLLDAYQRRDKVGLITFRGTGAELALPPTSSVEVGAARLERLPTGGRTPLAAGLAKAREVLRVERLRDPARRPLLLVVTDGRATGGPEPVALATRAARQLAADQVASVVVDCESGPVRLGLAGALARDLAGTAVTLEELRADTVSAVVRDARRAA, encoded by the coding sequence ATGAGCACCACCACCCCTTACCCGTTCACGGCGATCGTCGGGATGGCCGATCTGCGGCTGGCGCTGCTGCTCAACGCCGTCTCCCCGGCGGTGGGCGGGGTGCTGGTGCGCGGTGAGAAGGGGACCGCCAAGTCGACCGCGGTACGGGCGCTGTCGGCCCTGATGCCGCCGGTCGAGGTGGTCCCCGGGTGCCGTTTCTCGTGCGACCCGGCGGCGCCCGACCCGGGCTGCCCGGACGGCCCGCACCCGGCGGACGCGGGCGGCGCGACCCGTGCGGCCCGCATGGTCGAGCTGCCGGTCGGCGCCTCGGAGGACCGGCTCGTCGGCGCCCTGGACATCGAACGCGCCCTCGCCGAGGGGAAGAAGGCCTTCGAGCCGGGCCTGCTGGCCGCGGCCCACCGCGGGCTGCTCTACGTCGACGAGGTCAACCTGCTGCACGACGCGCTGGTCGACCTGCTGCTGGACGCCGCCGCGATGGGCGCCTGCTACGTGGAGCGGGAGGGCGTCTCGGTGCGCCACGCGGCCCGCTTCCTGCTGGTGGGCACGATGAACCCGGAGGAGGGCGAGCTGCGTCCGCAGCTGCTGGACCGCTTCGGGCTCACCGTGGAGGTGGCCGCCTCGCGGGAGGCGGACGAGCGGGTCGAGGTGGTGCGCCGCCGGCTCGCCTACGACGACGACCCGGCCGCCTTCGCGGCGCGCTGGGCGGCCGAGGAGGAGGCGCTGCGCGAGCGGATCGCCGCGGCGCGGGCGCTGCTGCCGTCGGTGGTGCTCGGTGACGCGGCGCTGCGCCAGATCGCCGCGGTGTGCGCCGCGTTCGACGTGGACGGGATGCGCGCCGACATCGTCACCGCCCGTACCGCCACCGCGCTGGCCGCCTGGGCGGGCCGCACCCAGGTGCTCGCCGAGGACGTGCGGCAGGCCGCGCTGCTGGCGCTGCCGCACCGGCGCCGCCGCAACCCGTTCGACGCGCCGGGCCTGGACGAGCGGCAACTCGACGACACCTTGCGGGAGTTCGGCGGCGACGACGACCCGGACCCGGACGGACCGGACGGCCCCGACGGGCCGGGCGGCGGCGGGCCGGACGGCCCCGGCGGACAGCCCCCGCGCGAGTCCGGGGAGGACGACGGCCAGTCGCCACCGCCCTCCCCCTCCCCCACGCCCGGACCGGGCGAGGCGACCGGGAACGAGGCGGCCGAGGGCGAGCCGCGCGGCGCGGGCAGCGGCGGCGGTGAGCAGGCGGCGGCCCCGGCCGGAGAGCCGTTCAAGGCCCGCACCCTGACCGTGGCCGGCCTCGGCGACGGGGCGGCCGGGCGGCGTTCCCGGGCCCGTACCGACCATGGCCGCACCATCGGCGCCCGCCGCCCGCAGGGCCCGCTCACCCGGCTCCACCTGGCCGCCACCGTGCACGCCGCCGCGCCGCACCAGCGCGCCCGGGGCCGCAGCGGACCGGGGCTGGTGCTGCGCAAGGACGACCTGCGCCAGGCGGTGCGCGAGGGCCGCGAGGGCAACCTGGTGCTCTTCGTGGTGGACGCCTCCGGCTCGATGGCGGCCCGGCAGCGGATGACGGCCGTCAAGGGCGCCGTGCTCTCCTTGCTGCTCGACGCCTACCAGCGGCGCGACAAGGTGGGGCTGATCACCTTCCGGGGCACCGGCGCCGAGCTGGCGCTGCCGCCCACCTCGTCGGTGGAGGTCGGGGCCGCCCGGCTGGAGCGGCTGCCCACCGGTGGCCGTACCCCGCTGGCCGCCGGGCTCGCCAAGGCCCGGGAGGTGCTGCGGGTGGAGCGGCTGCGGGATCCGGCACGGCGCCCGCTGCTGCTGGTGGTGACCGACGGCCGGGCCACCGGCGGGCCGGAACCGGTGGCGCTGGCCACCCGGGCCGCCCGGCAGCTCGCCGCCGACCAGGTGGCCTCGGTGGTGGTGGACTGCGAGTCCGGGCCGGTGCGGCTGGGTCTGGCGGGCGCGCTCGCCCGCGACCTGGCGGGCACCGCGGTGACGCTGGAGGAGTTGCGCGCGGACACCGTGTCCGCCGTGGTACGGGACGCGAGGAGGGCCGCGTAA